The following are encoded together in the Deltaproteobacteria bacterium genome:
- the csrA gene encoding carbon storage regulator CsrA, which translates to MLVLTRKSGEGIRIGDDIRIIVVDLKEGSVKLGISAPDGVKIHRDEIYQKIQEENKRAAEITIMDLNKVLGLWKESDKEK; encoded by the coding sequence ATGTTAGTACTGACAAGGAAGTCGGGTGAAGGTATAAGGATTGGTGATGATATAAGGATAATAGTTGTAGATTTAAAAGAAGGCAGTGTTAAACTTGGTATATCAGCGCCAGATGGGGTTAAAATACATAGAGATGAGATATACCAGAAGATACAGGAAGAAAATAAGAGGGCAGCAGAAATAACAATAATGGATTTAAACAAGGTTTTAGGACTATGGAAAGAATCTGACAAGGAGAAATAA